Proteins encoded by one window of Arachis hypogaea cultivar Tifrunner chromosome 1, arahy.Tifrunner.gnm2.J5K5, whole genome shotgun sequence:
- the LOC112780265 gene encoding uncharacterized protein, translated as MSSVTRSVETDYNDEEEESFAACSCSSFMSKGFKRNQVYDCSSEIGEEEEEDYYYSEELFEIKLMKEALDTITEEDDDDMSTVFSLDFHKCNEEEEEEENLVYVAVGEDDSSMEVLSWALKHAVTPSTTTLYLIHVFPIIKFIPSPLGKFPRSHVNREYVNHFLTQEKDKRKLMLKKFIDLCIHYKVKAEIMLIEGDKVAEAIVDLVGTHDVRKLVIGTNRSNLRKSRSGIADKVLKNAQETCDVKIICQGREVMDKMIIRNSNSSRSRDSTTNSQSQSQDEDEPRSSIVPLPRFVPNPIPNWLFRL; from the exons ATGTCATCAGTTACAAGATCCGTAGAAACGGACTACaacgatgaagaagaagaaagtttcGCTGCGTGCAGCTGCAGTAGCTTTATGTCTAAGGGGTTCAAGAGAAACCAAGTGTATGATTGCAGCAGTGAGATaggagaagaggaggaagaagattaCTATTATTCAGAGGAATTGTTTGAGATCAAGCTGATGAAGGAGGCTTTGGATACCATAACAGAAGAAGACGACGACGACATGAGCACTGTCTTCTCTCTTGATTTTCATAAATgcaatgaagaggaggaagaggaagagaactTGGTATATGTGGCAGTTGGAGAGGATGATTCAAGCATGGAAGTGTTATCATGGGCGTTGAAGCACGCCGTGACACCCTCCACCACCACCCTCTATCTCATACACGTTTTCCCTATCATCAAGTTCATTCCAAGTCCAC TTGGAAAATTTCCAAGGAGTCATGTAAACAGAGAGTATGTTAACCACTTCTTGACTCAAGAGAAAGACAAAAGGAAATTGATGCTTAAGAAATTCATTGACCTATGCATTCATTACAAG GTTAAGGCGGAGATTATGCTAATAGAGGGCGACAAGGTTGCTGAAGCCATCGTTGACCTTGTTGGGACACATGATGTAAGGAAACTGGTAATTGGGACAAACAGATCTAATTTAAG AAAATCAAGGAGTGGCATAGCGGACAAGGTACTCAAGAATGCACAGGAAACCTGTGATGTTAAAATCATATGCCAAGGAAGGGAAGTCATGGACAAAATGATTATCCGCAACTCAAATTCATCACGCTCCAGAGACAGCACCACCAACTCACAGTCACAGTCACAGGATGAAGATGAACCCCGCAGCAGCATTGTCCCTCTTCCGCGTTTTGTGCCCAATCCCATTCCTAATTGGTTATTTAGGCTTTGA